The DNA region TTATGGTAAGTAATATTAGCCTCATTTTATgactcccttcgtcccaattCATGTGATGGTGTTTGACAGAATACAGaatttaagaatgaaagaaagatttttaaaacttgtggtttagaGCAAATTAGTGATATTCCTATCGCTATAaatcattaagggtaaaatgaaaagtttgaagttaattttttttcgaacttttaaagttaaattattactaaaaatagaaaaatatcatTCGTTTGGAAAtgactaaaaaggaagaaatgtatataaattgaaacaagtGAAGTGCATGTGTGTGCTAACTAGCTAGTAATGAATATTTTAGTACTACTTACTAGATATGGAGTATTAAATTCATGGTTTGTTGTTGAACTGATTAATTAACAGGAAAAAGATTCATTTACTGGAACGGGACAGAGCCAAGAATGTGCTTAACGGAAGCAGAATTAATCAAAGAGCTTTTCTCCAAATACAATACTGTTTCTGGGAAATCATGGATGCAACAACAAGGTTCCAAACATTTTATCGGCCGTGGCCTTTTGATGGCCAACGGCGATGCCTGGTACCACCAACGCCACATTGTTGCTCCCGCTTTCATGGGAGATAAACTGAAGGTACGAGATCTTTTTCTTAGACTATCAGTATTTAAAAGTTAGTATAAATTTATCAGATAGagtaatttatattatatggacAGAGTTATGCAGGGTACATGGTGGAATGCACTAATGGGATGCTCCAATCACTAGGGAATGCGGTTAAATCAGGCCAGACAGAGTTCGAAATTGGAGAGTACATGACTCGGCTCACAGCAGAAATAATTTCCAGAACAGAGTTTGACAGTAGCTATGAGAAGGGAAAACAGATATTTGATTTATTAACACTTCTGCAGCACCGGTGCGCGCAAGCTAGCCGGCACTTGTGTTTTCCTGGAAGCAGGTAAATTTATTCAGTGGTCAACAATCTTCTCTAGCAAGAATAGATTTTAGATTCTTTATTTGATAGAAAATGCCTATTTCctgtttcttttttcccttttcagaTTCTAttggagtattttttttttctagttcaTAAATGTTTGGTTAAAGGTTAAAATTAATTCCAGAACATTTGAATATGTtgaaaagattaagaaaaagcaaaaaattcaGTTTCGATTCTCGGAATTGACTGGTGTGACTCTACCTCCGAGTAATCGCATCAATGTGATATGCATTGGCTGATGGACTGTTTAATTCAGTTCCATCAACATTTTCGACACTCAACATAGatatactctctccgttcacttttacttgtctatttTTGACTCTGCACAatccttaagaaataataaataaagtgcatAATTTACTAATGTACCCATTAAttagtgcatatttttattggatttgaaaaatcaTTTGAAGCGAGTATTTAATAGTATGgataaaacaggaaaaaagaaatcatcttgtcttaatatactaaaagtgacaagtaaaaatgaaactctatttttaaaatactggATAAGTGAAagtgaacggagagagtatataTGTAAGATATCACTAAAGTttccaggaaaaaaaaaaaaaacaagaatttcAAAAGTGGAACGAGTTCAGACTcaaagaatttaaatttttaattcacCTCTATCTATATGTTTAATAATTTATGAAGCGGGACAGCCGTTAATTAACTGATTTTTGTTATTGTCCTTGTACAGGTTTTTCCCAAGTAAATATAACAGAGACATAAAAGCATTAAAAATGGAAGTGGAGAGGCTACTGATGGAGATAATACAAAACAGAAAAGATTGTGTAGAAATTGGGCGAACCAGTTCATATGGGAATGATTTGTTAGGAATGTTACTAAATGAGATGCAAAAGAAAAGATCAAGCAATGGATTCAGCTTGAATTTGCAGCTGATTATGGATGAATGCAAGACTTTTTTCTTTGCAGGACATGAGACCACTGCCCTTTTGCTAACTTGGACTGTCATGTTGTTAGCAAGTAATCCTTCTTGGCAAGATAAAGTTCGTGAAGAGGTCAACCAAGTTTGCAAAGGAGATTCACCCACTGTTGAACACCTTCCAAAGCTTACTTTGGTAAGTGAAGTTTAtagtaaaaaatttattatgCATTTTCAAGACAAGAAACGAGAGTTTTTTTAGCGACCAAAAAGAATTATAGAAAGCTAAAAAGTCGTCACAGAATGATGAATGATGTAGTCATTGAAACTTATTCGTGATGATCTCTAAAAGTCGACACGAAAAGTTACTTTCCCTGGTGATTTTagatttttataattaaaaaaaatggtcaTAAATCTACTCACAAAAATGTTCAAATAAGGCCGTCAAACACCACTTATCTCTATTTTCTACACGGGATTGCAAGCATTTCACATTTTgacaattctttttctttttttgggtttgTCATTTAGTTATAGAATTACGAAAAATAAAGCTTATCACTCTTGATGTCCATCTGTCAAATAAAAACTTGTCTTGTCAATAAATTCCAC from Lycium ferocissimum isolate CSIRO_LF1 chromosome 2, AGI_CSIRO_Lferr_CH_V1, whole genome shotgun sequence includes:
- the LOC132046612 gene encoding cytokinin hydroxylase, with amino-acid sequence MAMVVLILVICIILMSLKIAYETLSCYCLTPRRITKIMAKQGVRGPKPRFLVGNILDMASLVSKSTKNDMDFIHHDIVGRLLPHYVAWSKIYGKRFIYWNGTEPRMCLTEAELIKELFSKYNTVSGKSWMQQQGSKHFIGRGLLMANGDAWYHQRHIVAPAFMGDKLKSYAGYMVECTNGMLQSLGNAVKSGQTEFEIGEYMTRLTAEIISRTEFDSSYEKGKQIFDLLTLLQHRCAQASRHLCFPGSRFFPSKYNRDIKALKMEVERLLMEIIQNRKDCVEIGRTSSYGNDLLGMLLNEMQKKRSSNGFSLNLQLIMDECKTFFFAGHETTALLLTWTVMLLASNPSWQDKVREEVNQVCKGDSPTVEHLPKLTLLNMVINESLRLYPPASVLPRMAFEDFKLGDLNIPKGLSIWIPVLAIHHSEEIWGEDVNEFRPDRFASKSFAAGRNFLPFAAGPRNCVGQSFALMEAKIILAMLISKFRFTISDNYRHAPVIVLTIKPKYGVQVKLTPLSP